A DNA window from Arachis duranensis cultivar V14167 chromosome 3, aradu.V14167.gnm2.J7QH, whole genome shotgun sequence contains the following coding sequences:
- the LOC107479973 gene encoding CBS domain-containing protein CBSCBSPB1-like isoform X1 produces the protein MANHGRRSVSLTNSPSRPKKKKNFSSELSSPDIRKSFTPQRTGERTVRSLRLSRALTVPDSTSISEACRRMAARKVDSLLLTDSNALLCGILTDKDIATRVIAREVNLEDTPVSKVMTRNPVFVLSDTLAVEALQKMVQGKFRHLPVVENGEVVAILDIAKCLYDAIARLERAAEKGKAIAAAVEGIEKHWGPSASGSNSSFLETLRDQIFKPSLSTIIPEKSKVITVSPTDTVLATTKKMLELRVSCAVVMVDDKPCGILTSKDILMRVIAQNLPASTTLVEKAMTPNPECAKVDTPIVDALHTMQDGKFLHLPVLDKDGTVVAMLDVIHIAHAAIATAGQVGNTANLNTEAADSMIQKFWDSAISLSSPNDDDDDDSRSDSSLKIASEGREIGRTTPFNAASMLQQAFSFKVQDRKGRLHRFTCDTRSLTDVIASISQKVDNDIDSDNNLPQIMYEDEEHDKIVLASDSDLAAAVEHAKAAGLKGLRLHLEYSGQNDNQRNSSKESLLAYTNTSLMWPSTYSVVAAGAVIVAGLSLLAFFRRR, from the exons ATGGCAAATCACGGTCGAAGGAGTGTGTCATTGACCAACAGTCCCTCGCGCcctaagaagaagaaaaacttcTCTTCCGAGCTTTCATCCCCTGATATTCGAAAATCCTTTACCCCTCAACGCAC GGGAGAGAGAACTGTGAGGTCATTAAGACTTTCAAGAGCATTGACAGTGCCCGACTCAACAAGTATTTCTGAAGCATGTCGTCGTATGGCTGCTCGCAAAGTCGATTCTCTTTTACTAACCGATTCGAATGCTTTGCTCTGTGGAATCCTGACGGACAAG GATATAGCTACAAGAGTCATTGCGCGCGAGGTTAATCTTGAAGACACACCCGTTTCCAAGGTTATGACAAGGAATCCAGTATTCGTCCTTTCCGATACTCTTGCTGTGGAAGCACTCCAAAAGATGGTTCAAG GAAAATTCAGGCATTTACCTGTGGTGGAAAATGGAGAAGTTGTTGCCATACTTGACATAGCAAAGTGTTTGTATGATGCCATTGCGCGCCTTGAAAGGGCAGCTGAGAAAGGAAAGGCAATTGCAGCGGCAGTTGAAGGTATCGAAAAACACTGGGGACCATCTGCTTCTG GCTCCAATTCCTCATTCTTGGAGACTCTTCGGGACCAGATATTCAAGCCTTCTTTGTCTACAATTATTCCTGAGAAATCAAA GGTTATAACAGTTTCACCAACGGACACAGTTTTGGCAACAACAAAGAAGATGCTTGAACTTCGTGTCAGTTGTGCTGTTGTCATGGTTGATGACAAACCTTGTGGTATCCTCAC TTCAAAGGATATCTTGATGCGAGTAATAGCGCAAAACCTTCCTGCATCAACAACTCTTGTTGAGAAG GCCATGACTCCAAATCCAGAATGTGCAAAAGTTGATACACCGATTGTTGATGCACTTCACACCATGCAAGATGGAAAATTTTTACATCTTCCAGTGCTTGATAAAG ATGGCACTGTTGTTGCTATGCTTGATGTGATACATATTGCTCATGCTGCTATTGCAACAGCTGGTCAG GTTGGAAATACTGCCAATTTGAACACTGAAGCTGCCGACTCCATGATACAAAAGTTTTGGGATTCGGCCATATCCTTAAGTAGTCCAAATGATGATGACGACGACGATTCACGAAG TGATAGTTCCTTGAAAATTGCTTCTGAGGGAAGAGAAATAGGGAGAACCACTCCTTTTAATGCAGCAAGCATGCTGCAGCAAGCATTTTCTTTCAAAGTACAAGATAGGAAAGGCAGACTTCATAGATTCACATGTG ATACTCGGAGCTTGACAgatgttatagcttccatttcTCAGAAAGTTGATAATGATATTGACTCTGATAATAACCTGCCCCAGATTATG TATGAAGACGAAGAACATGATAAAATTGTACTAGCTTCAGACAGTGATCTTGCTGCAGCTGTGGAACACGCAAAGGCAGCTGGTTTAAAG GGATTAAGATTGCATTTAGAGTACTCGGGGCAAAATGATAACCAAAGAAACTCTAGCAAGGAGAGTTTGTTGGCATACACAAACACAAGTTTAATGTGGCCCTCAACATATAGTGTGGTTGCAGCTGGAGCTGTAATCGTTGCTGGCTTAAGCCTATTAGCATTCTTCAGGCGAAGGTGA
- the LOC107479973 gene encoding CBS domain-containing protein CBSCBSPB1-like isoform X2 encodes MANHGRRSVSLTNSPSRPKKKKNFSSELSSPDIRKSFTPQRTGERTVRSLRLSRALTVPDSTSISEACRRMAARKVDSLLLTDSNALLCGILTDKDIATRVIAREVNLEDTPVSKVMTRNPVFVLSDTLAVEALQKMVQGKFRHLPVVENGEVVAILDIAKCLYDAIARLERAAEKGKAIAAAVEGSNSSFLETLRDQIFKPSLSTIIPEKSKVITVSPTDTVLATTKKMLELRVSCAVVMVDDKPCGILTSKDILMRVIAQNLPASTTLVEKAMTPNPECAKVDTPIVDALHTMQDGKFLHLPVLDKDGTVVAMLDVIHIAHAAIATAGQVGNTANLNTEAADSMIQKFWDSAISLSSPNDDDDDDSRSDSSLKIASEGREIGRTTPFNAASMLQQAFSFKVQDRKGRLHRFTCDTRSLTDVIASISQKVDNDIDSDNNLPQIMYEDEEHDKIVLASDSDLAAAVEHAKAAGLKGLRLHLEYSGQNDNQRNSSKESLLAYTNTSLMWPSTYSVVAAGAVIVAGLSLLAFFRRR; translated from the exons ATGGCAAATCACGGTCGAAGGAGTGTGTCATTGACCAACAGTCCCTCGCGCcctaagaagaagaaaaacttcTCTTCCGAGCTTTCATCCCCTGATATTCGAAAATCCTTTACCCCTCAACGCAC GGGAGAGAGAACTGTGAGGTCATTAAGACTTTCAAGAGCATTGACAGTGCCCGACTCAACAAGTATTTCTGAAGCATGTCGTCGTATGGCTGCTCGCAAAGTCGATTCTCTTTTACTAACCGATTCGAATGCTTTGCTCTGTGGAATCCTGACGGACAAG GATATAGCTACAAGAGTCATTGCGCGCGAGGTTAATCTTGAAGACACACCCGTTTCCAAGGTTATGACAAGGAATCCAGTATTCGTCCTTTCCGATACTCTTGCTGTGGAAGCACTCCAAAAGATGGTTCAAG GAAAATTCAGGCATTTACCTGTGGTGGAAAATGGAGAAGTTGTTGCCATACTTGACATAGCAAAGTGTTTGTATGATGCCATTGCGCGCCTTGAAAGGGCAGCTGAGAAAGGAAAGGCAATTGCAGCGGCAGTTGAAG GCTCCAATTCCTCATTCTTGGAGACTCTTCGGGACCAGATATTCAAGCCTTCTTTGTCTACAATTATTCCTGAGAAATCAAA GGTTATAACAGTTTCACCAACGGACACAGTTTTGGCAACAACAAAGAAGATGCTTGAACTTCGTGTCAGTTGTGCTGTTGTCATGGTTGATGACAAACCTTGTGGTATCCTCAC TTCAAAGGATATCTTGATGCGAGTAATAGCGCAAAACCTTCCTGCATCAACAACTCTTGTTGAGAAG GCCATGACTCCAAATCCAGAATGTGCAAAAGTTGATACACCGATTGTTGATGCACTTCACACCATGCAAGATGGAAAATTTTTACATCTTCCAGTGCTTGATAAAG ATGGCACTGTTGTTGCTATGCTTGATGTGATACATATTGCTCATGCTGCTATTGCAACAGCTGGTCAG GTTGGAAATACTGCCAATTTGAACACTGAAGCTGCCGACTCCATGATACAAAAGTTTTGGGATTCGGCCATATCCTTAAGTAGTCCAAATGATGATGACGACGACGATTCACGAAG TGATAGTTCCTTGAAAATTGCTTCTGAGGGAAGAGAAATAGGGAGAACCACTCCTTTTAATGCAGCAAGCATGCTGCAGCAAGCATTTTCTTTCAAAGTACAAGATAGGAAAGGCAGACTTCATAGATTCACATGTG ATACTCGGAGCTTGACAgatgttatagcttccatttcTCAGAAAGTTGATAATGATATTGACTCTGATAATAACCTGCCCCAGATTATG TATGAAGACGAAGAACATGATAAAATTGTACTAGCTTCAGACAGTGATCTTGCTGCAGCTGTGGAACACGCAAAGGCAGCTGGTTTAAAG GGATTAAGATTGCATTTAGAGTACTCGGGGCAAAATGATAACCAAAGAAACTCTAGCAAGGAGAGTTTGTTGGCATACACAAACACAAGTTTAATGTGGCCCTCAACATATAGTGTGGTTGCAGCTGGAGCTGTAATCGTTGCTGGCTTAAGCCTATTAGCATTCTTCAGGCGAAGGTGA